In a single window of the Zea mays cultivar B73 chromosome 5, Zm-B73-REFERENCE-NAM-5.0, whole genome shotgun sequence genome:
- the LOC118472008 gene encoding uncharacterized protein: protein MALLPLFLRPVVRFAARVVEGGPAVAVATILHRAGALPRNRGLERLVRDDALHGRGQDCIASFVVGVMRCLC, encoded by the exons ATG GCCCTGCTCCCGCTGTTCCTCAGGCCGGTGGTTCGGTTCGCGGCGCGCGTGGTGGAAGGTGGGCCGGCGGTCGCGGTGGCAACGATCCTGCACCGCGCCGGCGCACTGCCCAGGAACCGGGGCCTGGAGCGCCTCGTCCGAGACGACGCGCTCCACGGCCGCGGACAGGACTGCATCGCCAGCTTCGTCGTCGGCGTCATGCGCTGCCTCTGCTAG